From one Actinomyces sp. Marseille-P3109 genomic stretch:
- the trpB gene encoding tryptophan synthase subunit beta — MTTPDTAPTDSVDAGSPLPGPGERAHREPIEARLIATGTVLDSIVQARRERIEELRARFGHLSAEDLPRSQRSFAAALRTRSGQGRSPQPALIMECKAASPSRGTIRSDYDPASLAAQYAPYAAAVSVLTEPDRFNGSFDDLATVREVVDVPVLCKDFIVDEVQVLAARSLGADAVLLMLSVVPDDVYRELAALAHSLGMEVLTEVSTPEEMHRAAALGAEVIGINNRDLRTLETDLARTEEMAPLAPAGVVLVGESGVGAPDDVRRLSGLVDALLVGSSLSGAPDPAEAARDLATAVPLPQRDGQPQSQDAASSGQEPGEGGQAEHHPRLPAFFGPYGGQFVPELLIPALDQLEDAFIDAQADPAFAAELDTLMTRYLGRPTAVTELRNLPLEGNARILLKREDLVHGGAHKGNQVMGQALLAKRMGKQRIIAETGAGQHGTATAMVCALLGLDCTIYMGATDVVRQASNVERMELMGATVVPVDSGAGTLKDAVNEALRDWTASFADTHYLLGTAAGPHPFPTIVREYHRVISREARAQVLGLTGRLPNSVIACVGGGSNAIGMFAEFIDDPGVELVGVEPAGEGLDTSRHGAPINKGLVGILHGARSYLMRTSEGQVEESFSVSAGLDYPGVGPEHAWLSDTGRARYVGISDDDAIEAFRLLSRHEGIIPAVESAHALAQALAMAREVPDGDEPPILLVCLSGRGDKDLDQVRARLGGSFSTDGAVARASRMVEQMGKRTEYAGLSTAASTGLTTGPDEEF; from the coding sequence GTGACCACCCCCGACACCGCCCCCACTGACTCCGTGGATGCCGGCTCCCCGCTCCCGGGCCCCGGCGAGCGCGCGCACCGTGAGCCGATTGAGGCACGGCTCATCGCCACGGGCACGGTCCTGGACTCGATCGTCCAGGCGCGCCGTGAGCGCATCGAGGAGCTGCGCGCCCGCTTCGGGCACCTGAGCGCCGAGGATCTGCCGCGCTCGCAGCGCTCCTTCGCCGCCGCCCTGCGCACCCGCAGCGGCCAGGGCCGCAGCCCGCAGCCGGCTCTCATCATGGAGTGCAAGGCGGCCTCGCCCTCGCGCGGCACCATCCGCTCCGACTACGACCCGGCCTCACTGGCCGCGCAGTACGCGCCCTACGCCGCCGCGGTCTCGGTGCTCACTGAGCCCGACCGCTTCAACGGCTCCTTCGACGACCTGGCGACCGTGCGCGAGGTGGTGGACGTACCCGTCCTGTGCAAGGACTTCATCGTCGATGAGGTCCAGGTGCTGGCGGCCCGGAGCCTGGGGGCGGACGCGGTCCTGCTCATGCTCTCGGTCGTGCCCGACGACGTCTACCGCGAGCTGGCCGCGCTGGCGCACTCCTTGGGCATGGAGGTGCTCACGGAGGTCTCCACGCCGGAGGAGATGCACCGGGCGGCTGCGCTGGGCGCCGAGGTCATCGGCATCAACAACCGCGACCTGCGCACCCTGGAGACGGACCTGGCGCGCACCGAGGAGATGGCCCCGCTGGCTCCGGCCGGGGTGGTCCTCGTCGGCGAGTCGGGGGTCGGCGCGCCCGACGACGTGCGGCGCCTGTCCGGCCTGGTGGACGCCCTCCTGGTGGGCTCGTCCCTGTCCGGCGCCCCGGACCCGGCCGAGGCCGCCCGGGATCTGGCCACCGCGGTCCCGCTGCCCCAGCGGGACGGACAGCCCCAGAGCCAGGACGCGGCGTCATCGGGCCAGGAGCCGGGCGAGGGCGGGCAGGCGGAGCACCACCCGCGCCTCCCCGCGTTCTTCGGCCCCTACGGCGGCCAGTTCGTGCCCGAGCTGCTCATTCCTGCCCTGGACCAGCTCGAGGACGCCTTCATCGATGCCCAGGCGGACCCCGCCTTCGCCGCCGAGCTGGACACGCTCATGACCCGCTACCTGGGGCGCCCCACGGCCGTCACCGAGCTGCGCAACCTGCCCCTGGAGGGCAACGCCCGCATCCTGCTCAAGCGCGAGGACCTGGTCCACGGCGGCGCCCACAAGGGCAACCAGGTGATGGGCCAGGCCCTCCTGGCCAAGCGGATGGGCAAGCAGCGCATCATCGCCGAGACCGGCGCCGGACAGCACGGGACGGCCACCGCCATGGTCTGCGCCCTGCTGGGGCTGGACTGCACCATCTATATGGGGGCCACCGACGTCGTGCGCCAGGCGTCCAACGTCGAGCGCATGGAGCTCATGGGTGCCACGGTGGTGCCGGTGGACAGCGGCGCCGGCACGCTCAAGGACGCCGTCAACGAGGCGCTGCGAGATTGGACGGCGTCCTTCGCCGACACCCACTACCTGCTGGGCACGGCCGCCGGCCCCCACCCCTTCCCCACGATCGTGCGCGAGTATCACCGGGTGATCTCCCGGGAGGCCCGCGCCCAGGTGCTGGGGCTCACGGGGCGCCTGCCGAACTCGGTCATCGCCTGCGTGGGCGGGGGCTCCAACGCGATCGGCATGTTCGCGGAGTTCATCGACGACCCCGGCGTCGAGCTCGTCGGCGTCGAGCCCGCCGGTGAGGGGCTGGACACGTCCCGCCACGGCGCCCCCATCAACAAGGGCCTGGTGGGCATCCTCCACGGGGCGCGCAGCTACCTCATGCGCACCTCCGAGGGCCAGGTCGAGGAGTCCTTCTCCGTCTCGGCGGGCCTGGACTACCCCGGTGTGGGTCCCGAGCACGCCTGGCTGTCGGACACCGGCAGAGCCCGCTACGTGGGGATCAGCGACGACGACGCGATCGAGGCCTTCCGGCTGCTGTCGCGCCACGAGGGGATCATCCCGGCCGTGGAGTCGGCGCACGCCCTGGCCCAGGCCCTGGCCATGGCCCGGGAGGTGCCCGACGGCGACGAGCCCCCGATCCTGCTGGTGTGCCTGTCCGGCCGCGGGGACAAGGACCTCGACCAGGTGCGGGCACGGCTGGGCGGCTCCTTCTCCACCGACGGCGCCGTGGCCCGGGCCTCGCGCATGGTGGAGCAGATGGGCAAGCGCACCGAGTACGCCGGTCTGAGCACCGCCGCGAGCACCGGCCTGACCACCGGCCCGGACGAGGAGTTCTGA
- the trpD gene encoding anthranilate phosphoribosyltransferase: MSETNSAAPAAADGTHVATAQEAHELLREVVQGRRLTREQASTVFAALGAGDLSEAETAALLAALHARGEEPQEVAGAASAFRQAARAFPSVTFPLVDVVGTGGDGVGTINISTGAGLVAASMGIAVAKHGNRAVSSKTGAADVIAELGLPLDVEPATAVELLARDHFTFLFAQAYHPAMRHVAPVRRALATPTIFNVLGPLVNPAHLTFQLMGVWDPNMLDMIAEAMVQLERKRALVVHGSGLDEIAVHGPTLVREATPRGVKAYEVTPEELGVETYELAELLGGEPTDNARLLREAISGEGRPAHRDAIAVNAGALLYLAGPADNLADGTAMALEQIRSGEVARHLESMTKASDLAGDSAAERA; the protein is encoded by the coding sequence ATGAGTGAGACCAACAGCGCGGCCCCCGCCGCTGCGGACGGCACGCATGTTGCCACGGCGCAGGAGGCCCACGAGCTGCTGCGCGAAGTCGTTCAGGGCAGGCGCCTGACCCGCGAGCAGGCCTCCACGGTCTTCGCTGCCCTGGGCGCCGGGGACCTGTCCGAGGCGGAGACGGCGGCGCTGCTGGCGGCGCTGCACGCCCGCGGCGAGGAGCCCCAGGAGGTCGCCGGGGCCGCAAGCGCCTTCCGCCAGGCCGCCCGGGCCTTCCCATCGGTAACCTTCCCACTGGTGGACGTCGTCGGCACCGGGGGCGATGGCGTGGGCACCATCAACATCTCCACGGGGGCGGGCCTTGTGGCCGCCTCGATGGGGATCGCGGTGGCCAAGCACGGCAACCGGGCCGTCTCCTCCAAGACGGGGGCGGCCGACGTCATCGCCGAGCTGGGGCTGCCCCTGGACGTGGAGCCGGCCACCGCGGTCGAGCTGCTGGCCCGCGACCACTTCACCTTCCTGTTCGCCCAGGCTTACCACCCGGCCATGCGGCACGTGGCGCCGGTGCGCCGGGCACTGGCGACCCCCACGATCTTCAACGTCCTGGGTCCGCTGGTGAATCCGGCTCACCTGACCTTCCAGCTCATGGGCGTGTGGGACCCGAACATGCTGGACATGATCGCCGAGGCGATGGTTCAGCTGGAGCGCAAGCGTGCGCTCGTCGTGCACGGCTCGGGCCTGGACGAGATCGCCGTCCACGGGCCGACCCTCGTGCGTGAGGCGACTCCCCGCGGGGTCAAGGCCTACGAGGTCACGCCCGAGGAGCTGGGGGTGGAGACCTACGAGCTGGCCGAGCTGCTGGGCGGGGAACCGACCGACAACGCCCGCCTGCTGCGTGAGGCCATCTCGGGTGAGGGAAGACCCGCCCACCGCGACGCCATCGCCGTCAACGCCGGCGCCCTGCTGTATCTGGCCGGCCCTGCCGACAACCTGGCCGACGGGACCGCCATGGCGCTGGAGCAGATCCGCTCGGGCGAAGTGGCCCGCCACCTGGAGTCCATGACCAAAGCCAGTGATCTGGCCGGCGATTCAGCCGCCGAGCGGGCCTGA
- the trpA gene encoding tryptophan synthase subunit alpha, giving the protein MSRYPTMFAALQERGEGAFVPFVMVGDPDPATSEAVIEALIAGGADALELGVPFTDPVADGPTIQKAHVRALAAGAGFRDCLEVVARVRRRHPQLPIGMLIYGNVPFAMGLERFYAECARAGIDSVLLPDVPIRESAPFSRAAEGAGVDAVYIAPPSAAAETLDAVAAASRGYVYAVSRVGVTGTERASSTVGLAESVERLRADAAAPVMLGFGISTPDQVAEAIAAGADGAISGSATVKIVERYAPEIVAATSGEHGERGSEERRHYALGALRSELVAFTAAMKEATRRH; this is encoded by the coding sequence ATGAGCCGCTATCCCACGATGTTCGCCGCCCTCCAGGAGCGCGGCGAGGGCGCCTTCGTCCCCTTCGTCATGGTCGGCGACCCCGACCCGGCCACCAGCGAGGCCGTCATCGAGGCCCTTATCGCCGGCGGGGCCGACGCCCTGGAGCTGGGCGTGCCCTTCACCGACCCGGTCGCTGACGGACCCACGATCCAGAAGGCCCACGTGCGGGCCCTGGCCGCGGGTGCGGGGTTCCGCGACTGCCTGGAGGTGGTCGCGCGGGTGCGCCGACGCCACCCGCAGCTGCCCATCGGCATGCTCATCTACGGCAACGTCCCCTTCGCGATGGGCCTGGAGCGCTTCTACGCCGAGTGCGCGCGGGCCGGTATCGACTCGGTGCTGCTGCCCGACGTCCCGATCCGTGAATCAGCCCCCTTCAGCCGGGCCGCTGAGGGGGCCGGCGTCGACGCCGTCTACATCGCGCCGCCGTCGGCCGCCGCCGAGACCCTGGACGCGGTGGCAGCGGCTTCCCGGGGCTACGTCTACGCCGTCTCCCGGGTTGGCGTGACCGGCACAGAAAGGGCCTCGTCCACCGTGGGGCTGGCTGAGTCTGTGGAGCGCCTGCGCGCCGACGCCGCCGCCCCCGTCATGCTGGGATTCGGCATCTCCACGCCGGATCAGGTCGCCGAGGCGATCGCCGCAGGCGCCGACGGCGCGATCAGCGGCTCGGCCACGGTCAAGATCGTGGAGCGCTACGCCCCCGAGATCGTGGCCGCTACCTCCGGAGAGCACGGCGAGCGCGGCAGCGAGGAGCGCCGCCACTACGCGCTCGGGGCGCTGCGCAGCGAGCTCGTCGCCTTCACCGCCGCCATGAAGGAGGCCACGCGCCGGCACTGA
- a CDS encoding anthranilate synthase component II: MAITSTQHHGQDVSQHPEGSSTAAAQAPARVVLLDNRDSFVYNLVEQFATLGSQIEVYRNNVQASRVLAALEPTEAEREAGRRPVLCLSPGPGYPATSGCLMELIATALDQAIPTLGICLGFQALVEACGGRVAPVGPVHGRSDRVEVTEAGRTDPAFTVLDGGPLDVARYHSLGTRTLPEALVSLARTAPVDDGGSGGIVMAARHRSVPAVGLQFHPESILTPQGPALLKAITADLARTP, encoded by the coding sequence ATGGCCATCACCAGCACTCAGCACCACGGACAGGACGTGAGCCAGCACCCCGAGGGCAGCAGCACCGCAGCGGCCCAGGCCCCGGCCCGCGTGGTCCTGCTCGACAATCGCGACTCCTTCGTCTACAACCTCGTCGAACAGTTCGCCACGCTCGGCTCCCAGATCGAGGTCTACCGAAACAACGTGCAGGCCTCTCGGGTGCTCGCCGCCCTCGAGCCCACCGAGGCCGAGCGCGAGGCCGGGCGCCGCCCGGTCCTGTGCCTGTCCCCCGGGCCGGGCTACCCGGCGACGTCGGGCTGCCTCATGGAGCTCATCGCCACCGCCCTGGATCAGGCGATTCCCACGCTGGGCATCTGCCTGGGCTTCCAGGCCCTCGTCGAGGCCTGCGGCGGGCGGGTCGCCCCGGTGGGTCCGGTCCACGGCCGCTCCGACCGCGTCGAGGTCACCGAGGCGGGCCGCACCGACCCGGCCTTCACAGTGCTCGACGGCGGACCACTGGACGTGGCTCGTTACCACTCCCTGGGCACGCGCACGCTGCCCGAGGCCCTCGTCAGCCTGGCCCGCACCGCACCGGTGGACGACGGCGGAAGCGGCGGCATCGTCATGGCGGCCCGGCACCGGTCGGTACCGGCGGTCGGGCTGCAGTTCCACCCCGAGTCGATCCTCACCCCGCAGGGACCTGCCCTGCTCAAGGCCATCACCGCCGACCTGGCTCGGACCCCCTGA